GGTGTGCCGGACGCCCCCAGCATGCCGTCCAGCGCCCGCGCGAAATCCCGCTGCTCATCGGTCAGGAGGAACCGCATCACCGGCGTCCCTTCGGCAGGCCGAGCAGCCGCTCGGCGATGATGTCGCGCTGGATCTCGTTGGTGCCGGCATAGATCGGCCCGGCGAGCGAGAAGGTGTAGCCCTCGGCCCAACTCCCGTGCGCGGGCGCCTCGTCGGCGTCATCGGCGAGCATCCCGTACGGGCCGAGCAGGTCCAGGGCGGTCTCGTGCAGGGCGATGTCCAGCTCGGACCAGAAGACCTTGTTGAGGCTCGACTCGGCGCCGAGGCCCCCCGCATCGCCGGCGACGATCCGCGAGGCATGGGCATAGGTGAAGAGCTGATAGGCGCGGGCGCCGATCCACGCATCGGCCACCCGGTCGCCGAGGGCCGGACCGGCTCCCTCGGGAGCCTCGCGCCACAGTGCGGTCAGCCGCTCGGCTGCCGCGGTGAAGCGGCCCGGACTGCGCAGCGTCAGCCCGCGTTCCTTGCCGGCGGTGCTCATCGCGATCCGCCAGCCCTGCCCCGGCTCGCCGATGACCTCCGCGTCGGGCACGAAGACCTCATCGAGGAAGAGTTCGGCGAAGGCGGGCTTGCCGTCGAGGCGGCCGATGGGGCGTACCGTCACACCCGGTGCGTCCAGCGGGAACATCAGATAGGTGAGCCCCTGGTGCGGCCGGGTGGCGTCCGGGTCGCTGCGGAACAGTCCGAAGGCGCGGTCGGCGAACGCGGCCCGGGACGACCAGGTCTTCTGCCCGCTCAGCAGCCAGCCGCCGTCGGTCCGTACGGCGGCCGAGCGCAGCGACGCCAGGTCCGACCCCGACTCCGGCTCCGACCAGGCCTGCGCCCAGATGACCTCACCGCGCGCCATGGGGCCGAGCACGCGGGCGCGTTGCTCCTCGGTGCCGTGCTCGAAGAGGGTCGGGGCGAGCAGCCTGATGCCGTTCTGGCTGACCCGCCCGGGGGCGCCCGCGGCGTAGTACTCCTCCTCGAAGACCAGCCACTGCAGGAGCGAGGCGCCCCGGCCGCCGTACTCCTCGGGCCAGGAGACGACCGACCAGCGGTCCGCGGCGAGCCAGTGCTCCCACTCCCGGTGGGCGGCGAATCCTTCCGCGGTCTCCAGCGACGGCAGCGGGGTGGCGGGTACATGACCGGCGAGCCAGGCGCGGGCCTCGGCCCGGAACTCCTCGTCCGCGGCGGTGAATTCGAGGTCCATCAGGCGCCCGCCTCCCGGAGGCGGGGGAGGTGCCCGTCGCGCGGGGGCGTCTCGTCGTGGGCAGCGGGCATCGCCATCACCCTCCTTCTCTAACAAGTGTTTGGTAGGTTAACGTAGCGCCCGGAGCAGCGTCGAGGCCCCACCACAGGCGAGCACCTTCGCTGTTCCGCGACCGGATCGCCCGGACCCGGACCGGCCTGGAGACCATTCGCTGGAGGCTCGCGTATGACACCGCCCCCTTATGTGCCCGGCCACCATCTGCTCGACGGCCGGACCGCCGTCATCACCGCGGCCGCCGGATCCGGCATCGGCGGTGCCACCGCCCGGCGGTTCCTGGAGGAGGGCGCCCGCATCGTCATCGGTGACGCCCATGCGCGCCGTCTGAAGGAGAGCGCCGAGGCGCTCACCGCGGAGTTCGGCGCCGGCACAGTGGCTTCCCTGCCCTGCGATGTCACCGACGAAGACCAGGTCAACGCCCTGCTGGAGCTGGCGGAAGAGCGCCATGGGCGGCTCGACATCGTGGTCAACAACGCCGGGCTCGGTGGCACCGCCGATCTCGTCGAAATGACGGACGCGCAGTGGGGCAGGGTTTTGGACGTGACGCTGAACGGGACCTTCCGCTGCACCCGGGCCGCGCTGCGCCGGATGAAGGCCACCGGCAGCGGCGGAGTGATCGTCAACAATGCCTCCGTCGTCGGCTGGCGCGCCCAGCGGGGGCAGGCCCACTACGCCGCGGCCAAGGCCGGGGTGATGGCGCTGACCCGCTGCGCCGCCATGGAGGCCGCCGAGTACGGGGTCCGCGTCAACGCGGTCTCGCCCAGCCTCGCCCTGCATCCGCATCTGGTGAAGGTGACCACCCCCGAGCTGCTCGCGGAGCTCACCGAGCGGGAGGCGTTCGGCCGCTACGCCGAGCCCTGGGAGGTCGCCAATGTCATCGTCTTCCTGGCCGGCGACTACGCCTCGTACATGACCGGCGAAACGGTGTCCGTCAGCTCCCAGCACGCGTGAGCCGCAGCTGCCCGGCACCGGCCGCGGCGCACCGTAGGGGGCCGCCCGCATCCGCCGACGGCATCGCCTTGCGGAACCGACCGGCACCTCCGCAGAATCTGACCAGGGAGACCACCATGTCCGAGGCCTACATCGTTGACGCGGTCCGCACCCCGGTCGGCAAGAAGGGCGGCGGTCTGTCCGCCGTCCACCCCGCCGACCTGGGCGCCCATGTACTGACGGCGCTGATGGCACGCACGGGAGCCGACCCGGCCGCCGTCGAGGACGTCGTCTTCGGCTGTCTGGACACGGTGGGGCCACAGGCCGGGGACATCGCCCGGACGTGCTGGCTGGCCGCCGGACTGCCCGAGGAGGTACCCGGCGTCACCATCGACCGCCAGTGCGGCTCCTCCCAGCAGGCAGTCCACTTCGCGGCCCAGGGCGTGCTCTCCGGCACCCAGGACCTGGTGGTCGCGGGCGGCGTACAGAACATGTCGCAGATCCCGATCGCCTTCGCCAGCCGCCAGGCCGCCGCCCCGCTGGGCCTGACCGACGGCCCGTTCGCCGGTTCCGAGGGCTGGCGGGCCCGCTACGGCACGGCGCCCGTCAACCAGTTCCACGGTGCCGAACTGATCGCAGCCAAGTGGCACCTCTCCCGCGAGGACATGGAGGAGTTCGCGCTCCGTTCG
This genomic stretch from Streptomyces nigrescens harbors:
- a CDS encoding acyl-CoA dehydrogenase family protein, translated to MDLEFTAADEEFRAEARAWLAGHVPATPLPSLETAEGFAAHREWEHWLAADRWSVVSWPEEYGGRGASLLQWLVFEEEYYAAGAPGRVSQNGIRLLAPTLFEHGTEEQRARVLGPMARGEVIWAQAWSEPESGSDLASLRSAAVRTDGGWLLSGQKTWSSRAAFADRAFGLFRSDPDATRPHQGLTYLMFPLDAPGVTVRPIGRLDGKPAFAELFLDEVFVPDAEVIGEPGQGWRIAMSTAGKERGLTLRSPGRFTAAAERLTALWREAPEGAGPALGDRVADAWIGARAYQLFTYAHASRIVAGDAGGLGAESSLNKVFWSELDIALHETALDLLGPYGMLADDADEAPAHGSWAEGYTFSLAGPIYAGTNEIQRDIIAERLLGLPKGRR
- a CDS encoding SDR family oxidoreductase, with the translated sequence MTPPPYVPGHHLLDGRTAVITAAAGSGIGGATARRFLEEGARIVIGDAHARRLKESAEALTAEFGAGTVASLPCDVTDEDQVNALLELAEERHGRLDIVVNNAGLGGTADLVEMTDAQWGRVLDVTLNGTFRCTRAALRRMKATGSGGVIVNNASVVGWRAQRGQAHYAAAKAGVMALTRCAAMEAAEYGVRVNAVSPSLALHPHLVKVTTPELLAELTEREAFGRYAEPWEVANVIVFLAGDYASYMTGETVSVSSQHA